From one Pseudomonas sp. S35 genomic stretch:
- a CDS encoding extracellular solute-binding protein → MFMNAGFFPGTVGAAETPIQRTVNLYGWADYIAPQTLARFEQQTGIRVNYDTFDSTDMLEAKLLTGRSGYDVVVPGVAMLDRLIHAKALQPSNMQGYPQAAEYDLQLLGQLAVVDPGNRYAVPYAWGTTGLAFNRGAIEKRIPNAPLNSFDLLFKPEYADKLKDCGIAIIDSPQEVLSIALHYLGKNPYGDSSEDLAKAGHLLNQLRPNLRYIAFGKQSSDLANGDLCLAMTYNGDAVTANAQAIEAGKAHRVEYSIPREGTLAWIDTLAIPADAPHPQEAKALIEFLTSSTAMGELTNAIHYANANPASMTHINQAWRDNVTLFPSNEVRQTLFGEEPMSVKTLRNRTREWTNFRSQVSKD, encoded by the coding sequence ATGTTCATGAACGCTGGGTTTTTTCCCGGAACGGTCGGCGCTGCCGAAACACCGATTCAGCGCACCGTCAATTTGTACGGCTGGGCGGATTACATCGCCCCGCAAACCCTGGCGCGCTTCGAGCAGCAGACCGGTATCCGTGTCAACTACGACACCTTCGACAGTACGGATATGCTAGAGGCCAAACTGCTCACCGGCCGCAGTGGCTACGACGTGGTCGTTCCTGGCGTGGCCATGCTCGACCGCCTGATTCATGCCAAAGCGTTGCAGCCGTCGAACATGCAGGGCTACCCCCAAGCCGCCGAATACGACCTGCAGCTGCTAGGTCAACTTGCTGTGGTTGATCCCGGCAACCGCTATGCCGTGCCTTACGCCTGGGGCACGACCGGTTTGGCCTTTAACCGCGGCGCCATTGAAAAGCGCATTCCCAACGCTCCGTTAAATAGCTTCGATTTGCTGTTCAAGCCCGAGTATGCCGACAAGCTCAAAGATTGCGGCATTGCGATTATCGACTCACCGCAGGAAGTGCTTAGCATCGCCTTGCACTACTTGGGCAAGAACCCCTACGGCGACAGCAGCGAAGACCTTGCAAAAGCCGGCCACTTGCTGAACCAATTACGCCCCAACTTGCGCTATATCGCTTTTGGCAAACAGAGCAGCGACCTGGCGAACGGCGACCTTTGCCTGGCGATGACTTACAACGGCGACGCCGTGACCGCCAACGCCCAGGCTATCGAGGCCGGCAAGGCCCATCGCGTGGAGTACAGTATTCCGCGTGAAGGCACGCTGGCCTGGATCGATACGTTGGCCATCCCGGCCGACGCGCCCCACCCCCAGGAAGCCAAAGCGTTGATCGAATTCCTCACGAGTTCCACCGCCATGGGGGAACTGACCAATGCGATTCACTACGCCAATGCCAACCCGGCCTCCATGACACATATCAACCAGGCGTGGCGTGACAATGTCACCCTGTTCCCGTCGAACGAGGTGCGCCAGACCCTGTTCGGTGAAGAGCCGATGAGCGTAAAAACCCTACGCAATCGAACTCGGGAATGGACCAACTTTCGTAGCCAAGTCAGTAAGGACTAA
- a CDS encoding MBL fold metallo-hydrolase: MAIKIAQRWFERRTLSDGITLLWEPHVHPMLRCNIWHVRGRTRDLLIDTGMGIASLREAAVDLFEKPLAAVATHSHLDHTGGLHEFDCRLCHAAEAALLANPSEKDRLSLPSEHWLARYIPDLESSRLLIDALPYEGFDPLAWRLQPATPTHLLADGDVLDLGDRHFEILHLPGHSPGSIALFEKRTGILFSGDVIYDGELLDDIPGGDRAHYIHSLRRLRELAVKTVHAGHEESFVGKRLEELVSFNLKLWERG; encoded by the coding sequence GTGGCTATCAAGATTGCTCAGCGCTGGTTTGAACGCAGAACATTATCTGATGGCATTACGCTGCTCTGGGAACCCCATGTGCACCCCATGCTGCGCTGCAATATCTGGCACGTGCGCGGCCGCACGCGTGATCTATTGATAGATACCGGGATGGGTATCGCAAGCCTGCGTGAAGCGGCGGTGGATTTATTTGAAAAGCCGTTGGCCGCCGTCGCCACCCACAGCCACCTTGATCACACGGGAGGCCTGCACGAGTTCGACTGCAGGCTCTGTCATGCAGCCGAGGCTGCGCTCTTGGCCAACCCGAGCGAGAAGGACCGCCTTAGTCTGCCAAGCGAGCATTGGTTGGCTCGTTATATTCCCGATCTGGAAAGCTCGCGACTGTTAATCGATGCCTTGCCCTACGAAGGTTTCGACCCGCTCGCCTGGCGCCTGCAACCGGCCACGCCGACGCACTTGCTGGCTGATGGTGATGTACTCGACCTAGGAGATCGTCATTTTGAAATCTTGCATCTGCCCGGTCATTCGCCCGGCAGTATCGCGCTGTTCGAGAAGCGCACTGGTATTCTGTTTTCAGGCGATGTGATCTACGACGGCGAACTCCTCGACGACATCCCTGGTGGGGATCGTGCGCACTATATTCATTCCTTGCGTCGGCTGCGCGAGCTCGCCGTAAAGACCGTGCATGCGGGACATGAAGAGAGTTTTGTTGGCAAGCGACTGGAGGAGCTTGTTTCTTTTAATTTGAAGCTATGGGAGCGAGGTTGA
- a CDS encoding dihydroorotate dehydrogenase → MTRLTTRVGQVLLKNPVICGAGEQTMTRDAIRAALASGASAVVAKSTNESVAAKQQLDKTDYVLLDACWNRLPWDFSPPPDASLFGRSGLVQRDFAEWLAELATLDVEARTQDAYVVPSLILSDLEQCADYARQIEQAGLRVLELNIGAPHGDEAAKGAIVLERGAQRIEAIVARIRRATTLPLWVKLTGQSEDVVGLAQAARRGGADSVVMMGRFMGFLPDLETGLPLLGTSAAIGGAWALPLTARWLMMTRKAMGDDYPLIATNGARNGLDVARFLLAGACATEITSAVFTGGYEVLSRAVNELDEYMLRRGLSVKQLLGSAADQVQTYQQQPDRPDWWKHFAPECPGSPG, encoded by the coding sequence ATGACGCGACTGACTACACGAGTAGGACAAGTCCTGCTGAAGAACCCCGTCATCTGTGGTGCCGGCGAACAGACCATGACGCGGGATGCCATTCGCGCGGCCCTGGCCAGCGGCGCAAGTGCGGTCGTGGCCAAATCCACCAACGAATCGGTGGCCGCCAAGCAACAGTTGGACAAGACCGACTATGTGCTGCTGGACGCCTGCTGGAACCGCCTGCCTTGGGATTTCTCACCGCCGCCCGACGCCAGCCTGTTCGGTCGTTCCGGGCTGGTGCAGCGCGACTTTGCCGAATGGCTGGCCGAGCTGGCGACGCTGGATGTGGAAGCACGGACCCAGGATGCCTACGTGGTGCCCAGCCTGATCCTCAGCGACCTTGAACAGTGCGCAGACTACGCGCGGCAAATCGAACAAGCGGGGCTGCGCGTGCTAGAGCTGAACATCGGCGCCCCCCACGGCGACGAAGCCGCCAAGGGCGCCATCGTCCTGGAGCGCGGCGCACAGCGCATCGAGGCCATCGTGGCGCGCATCCGCCGGGCCACCACCCTTCCCCTGTGGGTCAAGCTCACCGGGCAGAGCGAGGACGTGGTCGGGCTGGCCCAGGCCGCACGCCGCGGCGGCGCAGACAGCGTGGTGATGATGGGACGCTTCATGGGGTTCCTGCCGGACCTGGAAACGGGATTACCGCTGCTCGGCACCAGCGCCGCCATCGGAGGGGCCTGGGCGCTGCCATTGACCGCACGCTGGCTGATGATGACACGCAAGGCCATGGGTGATGACTACCCGCTGATCGCCACCAACGGCGCGCGAAATGGACTGGACGTCGCCCGTTTCCTGCTGGCAGGCGCCTGCGCCACCGAAATAACCTCCGCCGTGTTCACTGGCGGCTATGAGGTGCTGTCCCGCGCAGTCAACGAACTGGATGAGTACATGCTGCGCCGCGGACTCAGCGTGAAGCAGTTGCTGGGCAGCGCGGCGGACCAAGTGCAGACCTATCAACAACAACCCGATCGACCGGACTGGTGGAAGCACTTCGCCCCGGAGTGCCCAGGGTCTCCAGGCTGA
- a CDS encoding DUF6282 family protein: MNAIVNPPVSEERKAHIDDLMRGAIDLHCHSGPSVMPRYCDHIEAMREASEAGLKAVLLKDHYYSCTPVTTLLNKHFSELNVRMLSGVPLNNAVGGLNVHAVEHGLKLGAQLVWMPTFSSANHIAHHHQDAKFTEKFPQTTQRMLQPIPLTVLDDDGHLKEEVKAILDLIAAEDVVLSAGHLNIREIWPLFEEARKRGVERLLVNHPTYVVDATLDDMRQLANEGVFMEHSMCMWVPGSKFKFYDDQFLRQVIEAGTVDLTILGSDLGQQGNPSIAEGFRNVIGQLLDLEYSDQDIRKLTSGNASRLMNL; the protein is encoded by the coding sequence ATGAACGCCATCGTCAACCCCCCCGTCAGCGAAGAGCGCAAGGCGCACATCGACGACCTGATGCGAGGTGCTATCGATCTGCATTGTCACAGCGGCCCGTCAGTCATGCCGCGCTATTGCGACCACATTGAAGCGATGCGCGAAGCCAGCGAAGCCGGACTCAAAGCCGTGCTGCTCAAGGATCACTATTACAGCTGCACCCCCGTCACCACGCTGCTGAACAAACACTTCAGTGAGCTGAATGTGCGCATGCTGTCGGGTGTTCCGCTGAACAACGCGGTGGGCGGGCTGAACGTCCACGCCGTGGAGCATGGCTTGAAACTGGGCGCACAATTGGTGTGGATGCCGACCTTCTCTTCGGCCAACCACATTGCCCATCACCACCAGGATGCCAAGTTTACCGAGAAATTCCCTCAGACCACCCAACGCATGCTGCAACCGATCCCCTTGACTGTGCTTGACGACGACGGCCATCTCAAGGAAGAGGTCAAGGCCATCCTCGATCTGATCGCCGCTGAAGACGTGGTGCTGTCCGCCGGGCACCTGAATATCCGTGAGATCTGGCCGCTGTTTGAAGAGGCCCGCAAGCGCGGGGTCGAGCGTCTGCTGGTCAACCATCCGACCTATGTGGTGGACGCCACGCTGGACGATATGCGCCAACTGGCCAACGAGGGTGTGTTCATGGAGCACTCGATGTGCATGTGGGTACCCGGCTCGAAGTTCAAGTTCTACGACGACCAGTTCCTGCGGCAAGTGATCGAAGCCGGTACTGTCGACCTGACTATCCTCGGCTCCGATCTCGGCCAGCAAGGTAACCCCAGCATCGCCGAGGGGTTTCGCAACGTGATCGGCCAACTGCTGGACCTGGAGTACAGCGATCAAGACATTCGCAAGCTGACCTCCGGCAATGCTTCCCGCTTGATGAACCTGTGA
- a CDS encoding aldolase/citrate lyase family protein, whose product MNRLGFASRLRAGESLISTFVKTPNHAVVEIAGDCGLDAVVLDAEHAPFDPASLDRGLLACRAVDIAGLIRVADERPATLLQALDLGADGLVLPHIVNAAQARQLLQATRYRHGSRGFSNSPRAGGYGRANLAEHMAAEDGRHAIIAQIEDREALDNLAAIAAVEQIDCLLVGRADLAVSLGASSLDDPRVESAVSRVLEAAQQAGKAAGIFVASSEDLARYSAKGLRFFILGSDQAVLRAGWSQQARHFHGLVR is encoded by the coding sequence ATGAACCGCCTGGGGTTCGCTTCACGGTTGCGTGCCGGAGAGTCGTTGATCAGCACCTTTGTCAAGACCCCCAACCATGCGGTCGTCGAGATCGCCGGTGACTGCGGGCTGGATGCGGTGGTGCTGGATGCCGAACACGCGCCCTTCGATCCGGCCAGCCTGGACCGTGGTTTGCTGGCGTGCCGCGCCGTTGATATCGCCGGACTGATCCGCGTCGCCGATGAGCGCCCCGCGACCTTGCTGCAGGCCCTTGACCTGGGAGCCGACGGGCTGGTGTTGCCGCACATCGTCAATGCCGCCCAGGCGCGCCAATTGCTGCAGGCGACGCGTTACCGCCACGGCAGCCGTGGCTTCTCCAACTCGCCAAGGGCCGGCGGCTACGGCCGTGCCAATCTGGCCGAACACATGGCTGCCGAAGATGGCCGCCACGCAATCATTGCCCAAATCGAGGACCGCGAAGCCCTCGACAACCTGGCGGCCATCGCTGCGGTCGAGCAGATCGACTGTCTGCTGGTGGGGCGTGCGGACCTGGCGGTCTCCCTGGGCGCCAGCTCACTGGACGACCCGCGCGTGGAGTCCGCCGTGAGCCGTGTATTGGAAGCCGCACAACAGGCCGGCAAGGCCGCCGGGATTTTCGTGGCCAGCAGCGAAGACCTGGCGCGCTACAGCGCCAAGGGCCTGCGCTTTTTCATTCTGGGCTCGGACCAGGCGGTGCTACGCGCCGGCTGGTCGCAACAGGCCCGTCATTTCCATGGCTTGGTGCGCTGA
- a CDS encoding cupin domain-containing protein — MSLAKALLHNWNELPRETVRKGVERVAFRGDDTLCVMNWLTPGMDVFPHSHTFEQLVIIVQGRVRFHLGDDVVEGGPGSMIRIPAHVIHYAEPVGDEVVMNLDVFSPIRDDYRHLIEYQAAEFAEAERSPA, encoded by the coding sequence ATGAGCCTTGCCAAAGCCCTGCTTCACAATTGGAACGAACTGCCCCGCGAGACTGTGCGCAAAGGCGTCGAGCGCGTGGCTTTCCGGGGTGATGACACCCTGTGTGTGATGAACTGGCTAACTCCGGGCATGGACGTGTTTCCCCACAGCCATACCTTCGAACAGCTGGTGATCATCGTGCAGGGCCGCGTGCGCTTTCACCTGGGCGACGACGTGGTCGAAGGCGGCCCGGGCAGCATGATCCGCATTCCGGCGCATGTGATTCATTACGCAGAGCCGGTCGGCGACGAGGTGGTGATGAACTTGGATGTGTTCTCACCGATTCGCGATGACTATCGACACCTGATCGAGTACCAGGCCGCCGAGTTCGCCGAAGCCGAGCGGTCGCCAGCATGA
- a CDS encoding NAD-dependent succinate-semialdehyde dehydrogenase, protein MRVIESLLIDGQWSSGTHPHQADVFNPATGERIAKLSLASTADLDRALAAAQRGFQVWRKTSAYDRSKILRKAADLVRQRSDEIAALITLEQGKPLAEAKLEAFGAGDHIDWYAEEGRRAYGRVIPPRARGVRQTVLREPVGPVAAFSPWNFPVSQLVRKIAGALAAGCSIIAKGPEETPSSCIELCRAFQDAGVPEGVLNLVFGVPAEVSDYLIRSDIIRKVSFTGSVPVGRSLGALAGQYLKRCTLELGGHAPFIVCDDVDVKAVAALGAGLKFRNGGQICASPTRFYVQASIYDQFVEAFCQAGAAIKQGDGHDAATQLGPLANPRRVSAVQAYVDDALALGAHLALGGREVGGPGFFYPATVLTDVPETARVMCEEPFGPIASIVRFDTVEEVIEKANSLPFGLAAFAFTRSIQRATLLADELESGMVSINHFGLAAPETPFGGVKDSGYGSEGGSEGLDAYFTTKFVSQIG, encoded by the coding sequence ATGCGCGTTATCGAATCCCTACTGATTGACGGTCAATGGTCCTCGGGGACCCATCCCCATCAGGCTGATGTGTTCAATCCCGCCACGGGTGAACGGATTGCCAAGTTGAGCCTGGCGTCCACGGCCGATCTGGACCGCGCCCTGGCAGCGGCCCAGCGTGGTTTCCAGGTGTGGCGCAAAACATCCGCCTACGATCGCTCGAAAATCCTGCGCAAGGCGGCGGATCTGGTGCGTCAGCGCTCGGATGAAATTGCGGCCTTGATCACCTTGGAACAGGGCAAGCCGCTGGCCGAGGCCAAACTGGAAGCGTTCGGCGCGGGGGACCATATCGACTGGTACGCAGAGGAAGGTCGGCGAGCCTATGGCCGGGTGATTCCACCGCGTGCCCGGGGTGTGCGTCAGACGGTGCTGCGCGAACCGGTGGGCCCGGTGGCCGCTTTCAGCCCCTGGAACTTCCCGGTCAGCCAATTGGTACGCAAGATCGCCGGGGCTCTCGCGGCCGGCTGCTCGATCATTGCCAAGGGCCCGGAAGAAACCCCTTCGTCCTGCATCGAACTGTGCCGTGCCTTCCAGGACGCCGGCGTACCGGAAGGCGTGTTGAATCTGGTATTCGGCGTGCCTGCCGAAGTCTCGGATTACCTGATCCGCTCGGACATCATTCGCAAGGTCTCCTTTACCGGCTCCGTGCCCGTGGGGCGCTCACTCGGCGCCCTGGCCGGCCAGTACCTCAAGCGCTGTACCCTGGAGTTGGGTGGGCACGCGCCGTTCATTGTGTGTGACGACGTCGATGTCAAAGCGGTTGCGGCCCTGGGTGCCGGCCTGAAGTTCCGTAACGGCGGGCAGATATGCGCGTCGCCGACCCGCTTCTATGTGCAGGCCTCCATATACGACCAGTTTGTCGAAGCCTTTTGCCAGGCCGGCGCGGCCATCAAGCAGGGAGATGGCCATGACGCCGCCACGCAACTGGGCCCGCTGGCCAACCCACGCCGGGTGAGCGCGGTGCAGGCATACGTCGATGACGCTCTGGCCTTGGGCGCTCATCTGGCATTGGGTGGTCGGGAGGTAGGCGGTCCTGGATTCTTCTATCCCGCCACGGTGCTGACTGATGTCCCGGAAACCGCACGGGTCATGTGCGAAGAACCCTTTGGCCCAATTGCCTCCATCGTGCGTTTCGACACAGTCGAAGAGGTGATCGAGAAAGCCAACAGCCTGCCGTTCGGCCTGGCCGCGTTTGCATTCACCCGTTCTATCCAGCGCGCCACCTTGCTGGCGGACGAGTTGGAATCCGGGATGGTCTCCATCAACCACTTCGGCCTGGCCGCGCCCGAGACGCCTTTTGGCGGTGTGAAAGACAGCGGATACGGCAGTGAAGGCGGCAGCGAAGGTCTGGACGCTTACTTCACCACCAAGTTCGTCAGCCAGATCGGCTGA
- a CDS encoding FAD-dependent oxidoreductase codes for MKTVDYIVVGAGSAGCALSARLASAGKQVLLLEAGPADNHPYIHIPGTFIRVHGTRRTWMYHTEPEPFVNQRQVYIPQGRTLGGGSSVNAMIYIRGQAQDYDHWEASGCPGWSWQDVLPVFRRCESNARLGGELHGQQGPLNVSDPRHHHALSRAFVKAAVEAGVPATDDFNGARQEGAGFYQTTTSHGRRASSAVSYLRPLRNDPNLNVLTDTHVTELLFDGARVIGVQAAGRDGVARRFTARAEVIVSAGAIASPKLLMLSGIGPRCHLDEMGIVTRVDASGVGENFQDHLSASVYAQTRKPVSLLGHDRGLHALGHGLKYLANRSGLLSSNVVESGAFVDATGCGRPDVQFHVVPALVGDIDRLPPSGHGISINPCVLRPCSRGQLRLKSADPMQEVSLKANYLSDEYDLRTLVAGVKFARRILRAPALASVVHTMLLLPDHDDVPDEVLEDYVRSVAKTVFHPAGTCRMGTDAAAVVGPDLRVHGVQGLRVADASIMPTIVSGNTNAPSIMIGERCADFILGSAA; via the coding sequence ATGAAAACCGTTGACTACATTGTCGTCGGCGCGGGCTCCGCCGGCTGTGCGCTGAGCGCACGGCTGGCGAGTGCGGGCAAGCAGGTGCTGCTGCTGGAGGCCGGGCCTGCCGACAATCACCCGTATATCCACATTCCCGGCACCTTCATCAGGGTCCATGGCACTCGCCGTACCTGGATGTACCACACGGAACCCGAACCCTTCGTCAACCAGCGCCAGGTCTACATCCCCCAGGGACGAACGCTGGGCGGCGGCAGTTCGGTCAACGCGATGATCTATATTCGTGGCCAGGCTCAGGACTATGACCATTGGGAGGCCAGCGGCTGCCCGGGTTGGAGCTGGCAGGACGTGCTGCCGGTGTTTCGCCGTTGCGAATCCAACGCCCGGTTGGGGGGGGAACTGCACGGTCAGCAGGGCCCGCTCAACGTCAGCGACCCCCGTCACCATCACGCCTTGAGCCGTGCTTTCGTAAAGGCGGCCGTCGAGGCGGGGGTGCCGGCCACCGATGATTTCAACGGCGCACGCCAAGAGGGCGCAGGGTTCTATCAGACCACTACATCCCACGGTCGGCGCGCCAGTTCGGCGGTGAGCTACCTGCGGCCGCTGCGTAACGACCCGAACCTGAACGTGCTCACCGATACACACGTCACCGAGTTGCTGTTCGACGGTGCGCGCGTTATCGGCGTGCAAGCCGCCGGTCGCGACGGCGTGGCGCGCAGATTCACCGCGCGTGCCGAGGTGATCGTCAGCGCCGGCGCGATTGCTTCGCCCAAGCTGCTGATGCTGTCCGGCATCGGGCCACGGTGTCACCTGGACGAGATGGGCATTGTCACCCGCGTCGATGCTTCGGGTGTCGGCGAGAATTTCCAGGACCATCTCAGTGCTTCGGTCTACGCCCAGACACGCAAACCGGTGAGCCTGTTGGGTCATGATCGCGGCCTGCACGCATTGGGGCATGGCCTGAAATACCTGGCCAATCGCAGCGGCCTGCTGAGCTCCAACGTGGTGGAAAGCGGTGCCTTTGTCGACGCCACCGGCTGCGGTCGGCCCGACGTGCAGTTCCATGTGGTGCCGGCGCTGGTCGGCGACATCGATCGCTTGCCGCCCAGCGGTCACGGGATTTCGATCAACCCTTGTGTCTTGCGCCCGTGTTCCCGTGGCCAGTTGCGTCTCAAAAGCGCCGACCCGATGCAGGAGGTGTCGCTCAAAGCCAACTACCTGAGTGACGAATACGACCTGCGCACCCTGGTCGCCGGGGTGAAGTTCGCGCGGCGAATCCTGCGGGCCCCGGCACTGGCCAGTGTGGTTCACACCATGTTGCTGCTACCGGACCACGACGATGTGCCTGACGAGGTCCTGGAGGACTACGTACGCAGTGTGGCCAAGACGGTGTTTCACCCGGCGGGCACCTGTCGCATGGGCACCGACGCCGCCGCCGTGGTCGGGCCGGACCTGCGGGTTCACGGCGTGCAAGGGTTGCGGGTGGCCGACGCATCCATCATGCCAACCATCGTCAGTGGCAACACCAATGCGCCGAGCATCATGATCGGTGAGCGTTGTGCCGACTTCATCCTGGGGAGTGCCGCCTGA
- a CDS encoding MFS transporter produces MVLQRVGARFWITRIMITWGLLSIAMLFVKTPNAFYVLRFLLGMAEAGFYPGVVLYMTYWFPSYARSQGMAWFNLGIAMAGVLGSPLSGWIMQTFAGYGGMAGWQWLFLLEGLPAVLLGIAVYFYLDDRPGNVRWLTPEQNARVVQQLAAQRQAQEAAGASHNFRAAFVNKSLWCLIYVNFALLCGTYGVSFWLPQIVQGLGVKGLFHTGLIAAIPFAVASVAMVLVSRHSDKTRERRWHGTLCNLASAQGLAIAAYFHDQPVLSLAGLSLAMSGGLAGFCVLWALPGVLLTGTAAAAGIALIATVGNLGGYASPFMLGWVKQSSGHLEYGLYVLAAMTLLGAFVMFRVKLPSARVSSAVGEASVI; encoded by the coding sequence ATGGTGTTGCAGCGCGTGGGTGCGCGGTTCTGGATCACCCGCATCATGATCACCTGGGGGCTATTGTCGATCGCGATGCTGTTCGTCAAAACCCCGAACGCCTTCTATGTGTTGCGCTTTCTGCTGGGCATGGCGGAAGCCGGGTTTTATCCCGGTGTCGTGCTGTACATGACCTACTGGTTTCCATCCTATGCCCGTTCCCAAGGCATGGCCTGGTTCAACCTGGGCATCGCCATGGCGGGGGTATTGGGCAGCCCGCTGTCCGGCTGGATCATGCAGACCTTCGCCGGTTACGGCGGCATGGCCGGCTGGCAGTGGCTGTTCCTGCTCGAAGGGCTACCTGCCGTTTTGCTCGGCATTGCCGTGTATTTCTACCTGGATGACCGGCCTGGCAACGTGCGCTGGTTGACCCCGGAGCAGAATGCCCGGGTGGTGCAGCAATTGGCGGCGCAACGTCAGGCGCAGGAGGCGGCCGGAGCCAGCCATAACTTCCGGGCAGCCTTTGTGAACAAGAGCTTGTGGTGCCTGATCTACGTCAATTTCGCGTTGCTGTGCGGTACCTATGGCGTTTCGTTCTGGTTGCCGCAGATTGTTCAGGGGCTGGGCGTCAAGGGCCTGTTCCATACCGGCCTAATCGCGGCAATCCCGTTCGCGGTGGCGTCGGTGGCGATGGTGCTGGTCAGCCGGCATTCGGATAAGACCCGCGAACGGCGCTGGCATGGCACTTTGTGCAACCTGGCCTCTGCGCAGGGGCTGGCAATCGCGGCGTACTTCCATGACCAGCCGGTCTTGTCGCTGGCGGGCCTGAGCCTGGCGATGTCCGGCGGTCTGGCCGGGTTCTGTGTGCTGTGGGCGCTGCCTGGGGTGTTGCTTACGGGTACGGCGGCAGCAGCCGGTATTGCGCTGATCGCCACCGTCGGCAACCTCGGCGGCTACGCCAGCCCCTTTATGCTGGGTTGGGTCAAACAGAGCAGCGGGCACTTGGAATATGGCCTGTATGTACTGGCGGCCATGACGTTGCTCGGCGCGTTCGTGATGTTTCGCGTCAAACTCCCTTCGGCGCGTGTTTCCTCGGCGGTGGGCGAAGCGTCCGTCATTTGA
- a CDS encoding IclR family transcriptional regulator, with the protein MVQDDEKPSTGPVLLESVEMVFRLLDELTAARRPLGVTELAHQLQTAKPRTYRHLASMRQLGILEQDPVSEKYLLGARLVAYGEAAGEQFDLRAIADPYLTRIRDATGQTALLAVATHDTALVVSCVESKANVCISVKPGNRVLPYCSAQGRTVLAFADAASQQRVLRRKMPRLTERTLHDPDELVQRLELIRQRLYDDADGEVTLGINALCCPIFRENDLIVGTIGIVGPSAAIPSPPPAAMLRELQSAAAEISERLHAGTYRRL; encoded by the coding sequence ATGGTACAGGATGACGAAAAGCCCAGCACCGGCCCGGTACTGCTGGAATCAGTGGAAATGGTCTTCCGCCTGCTTGATGAGCTGACGGCTGCGCGCCGTCCGCTGGGGGTGACCGAACTCGCTCATCAACTGCAAACCGCCAAGCCGAGGACCTATCGGCACCTGGCTTCGATGCGTCAGCTCGGCATTCTCGAACAAGACCCTGTCAGCGAAAAATACCTGCTCGGTGCTCGCCTGGTGGCCTACGGCGAGGCCGCTGGCGAGCAGTTCGACTTGCGCGCCATCGCCGACCCTTACCTCACCCGTATCCGCGATGCCACCGGGCAGACCGCGTTGCTGGCGGTCGCGACCCATGACACGGCGCTGGTGGTGTCGTGCGTCGAATCCAAGGCCAATGTGTGCATTTCGGTGAAGCCGGGTAACCGCGTGCTGCCGTACTGTTCTGCCCAGGGGCGAACGGTGCTGGCGTTTGCGGACGCGGCCAGCCAGCAGCGGGTGCTGCGGCGCAAGATGCCGCGCCTGACCGAGCGGACCTTACATGACCCTGATGAATTGGTGCAGCGCCTGGAGTTGATTCGTCAGCGCCTGTATGACGACGCTGATGGTGAAGTGACCCTCGGCATCAATGCGCTGTGCTGCCCGATCTTTCGCGAGAACGACCTGATTGTCGGGACCATCGGCATTGTTGGCCCGAGTGCGGCGATCCCGTCGCCGCCGCCGGCCGCCATGCTGCGCGAGTTGCAGTCGGCTGCGGCTGAAATCAGCGAGCGACTGCACGCGGGTACCTACCGGCGTCTGTAG
- a CDS encoding ABC transporter permease: MVRNPNSGPVAWFGNLGLSLSGWVVLAFLLLPILIVLPLSFSDNRYMSLPLGQFTLHWYEDFFSSRQWLGALFNSFAIALASTVLAVVLGGLAALGLRHPAMPGKRVIEVLLIAPMIVPAVIVGVGMYFVFSNAGLTRTYLGLILAHTTLAVPFVVVNVGSALGGLNQRLLWAAASMGATPWMTLRKVTLPLISPGLVSGGLFAFATSLDEVVVTLFLAGPDQRTLPREMFTTAREALSPVLLSAATIMVLFATLLLLLSRSVTRRS; the protein is encoded by the coding sequence ATGGTTCGTAATCCAAACAGCGGGCCGGTCGCCTGGTTCGGCAACCTGGGCCTGTCGTTGAGCGGCTGGGTGGTCCTGGCTTTTTTGCTGCTGCCGATCCTGATCGTGCTGCCCCTGTCATTCAGCGACAACCGCTACATGTCATTGCCGCTGGGGCAGTTCACCCTGCACTGGTACGAGGACTTCTTTTCTTCCAGGCAATGGCTGGGGGCACTGTTCAACAGTTTTGCCATTGCCCTCGCCAGCACGGTGCTGGCAGTGGTGCTCGGCGGGCTGGCGGCATTGGGGCTGCGCCATCCGGCGATGCCGGGCAAGCGCGTGATCGAGGTGCTGCTGATCGCGCCGATGATCGTGCCGGCGGTGATCGTCGGCGTGGGCATGTACTTCGTGTTTTCCAACGCCGGCCTCACCCGCACCTACCTTGGCCTGATCCTGGCGCACACCACGCTGGCCGTACCCTTTGTGGTGGTGAACGTCGGCTCGGCATTGGGCGGGCTCAACCAGCGCTTGTTATGGGCTGCCGCGAGCATGGGCGCAACGCCGTGGATGACGTTACGCAAGGTCACCCTGCCACTGATCTCGCCAGGGCTGGTGTCGGGCGGCTTGTTCGCGTTCGCCACCTCACTGGATGAAGTGGTGGTGACGCTGTTTCTGGCCGGCCCCGATCAACGCACCCTGCCCCGCGAAATGTTCACCACCGCCCGTGAAGCGCTGAGCCCGGTGCTGCTGTCGGCCGCCACCATCATGGTGCTGTTCGCCACGCTGTTGCTGCTGTTGTCGCGCTCGGTGACCCGCCGCTCCTGA